The Cryptococcus deuterogattii R265 chromosome 3, complete sequence genome has a segment encoding these proteins:
- a CDS encoding potassium channel protein has product MGTQSPQSVSSTATTKPSRRQHIPVTKRKEKQQDQAVKKENCHVKDLSSRSCRVFKKKNLRTFAKYCPLISAILAPFSTLMDIPALSQRWYSQNGVTQPDPKASLALSGVGLGLNVIANILLVMRFSSKAPFWVNHSTKWSLYCWLGKTVVAAVNLIVFGILTRNDASYQYLEGFWCAIVSFIGSTIISFTLLFHYFLAFGHSKSDNWDVRSQGRRFMLSVTAFIAILGVQSLVFSRIEHWEYVGGIYMSVQTALTIGYGDYVPTTTAGKVLIFPFSVLTISQLGNEIALIISFISQRAEERRKKWRLRFERAIHRQANSMRPKAGLMEEMALVYKINSREELMTQLYDLVWSAISLIVFWVLGAAAFSQIEGWSYGNAMYMVMVLSLTIGFGDYAPVQPAGKVVFIVYALMAVPIVTSFAVQTITGLLSTFSQHNVNRETFIIEQQRSPEAFAPHVDYIDRYHKSYADLRDKLLQGNIASEGRDARGENEDDASEGEDNEAGVGAGAETESEAEAANERDASNESKRDLREEGSTQVDVHSTEESGIDEVIDQFREMEKEDLNEDARREEDGSPGHGSNSDNNGTEQSSHPAVVESESGDRFIISKEERQLEVDLLKQLLAKTVSFEVEARQMLLDSMQKGVERTILLADRNVQIRDVKAIRGDDSSIVSVWAGEEQAQRDATDKDKTNKSSSGPGADPDKEHHSKKSQSDMLTKVTNYRSLFAEILVLGGILQKLEGAELKQFERWRGSLLKAENGRDGGGGRGEDGEANDEMEVANRLAEGDAEDIKVLGKERWPGLMKDLIKRQVKKMRHKDGWDKEDMV; this is encoded by the exons ATGGGGACACAATCTCCTCAGAGTGTCTCTTCAACAGCAACCACCAAACCGTCAAGGCGGCAACACATTCCGGtgacgaagagaaaggaaaagcagcAGGATCAGGcggtcaagaaggagaactGCCATGTCAAGGATCTCTCATCAAGATCTTGTAGGGTTttcaagaaaaaaaatctGCGGACCTTTGCAAAGTACTGTCCCTTGATATCCGCCATCCTTGCACCATTTTCGACGCTGATGGATATCCCAGCGTTAAGT CAAAGATGGTATAGTCAAAATGGAGTCACACAGCCCGATCCGAAGGCATCTTTGGCTCTGTCTGGAGTGGGTCTTGGTCTAAATGTGATTGCCAATATCCTGTTGGTCATGCGCTTCTCTTCGAAAGCGCCTTTTTGGGTCAACCACTCCACCAA GTGGTCTCTATACTGCTGGTTAGGAAAAACGGTCGTCGCTGCGGTCAacctcatcgtcttcgGTATCCTCACTCGCAACGATGCAAGCTACCAGTACCTTGAAGGCTTCTGGTGTGCAATCGTATCTTTCATCGGCTCaaccatcatctccttcacaTTATTATTCCACtacttccttgcctttggACACTCAAAATCCGACAATTGGGATGTGAGAAGTCAAGGACGGCGTTTCATGCTTTCGGTCACTGCTTTCATTGCGATCCTGGGTGTGCAAAGCTTGGTTTTCTCAAGAATCGAGCATTGGGAATATGTTGGCGGAATATATATGTCAGTCCAAACTGCACTTACTATTGGTTATGGGGATTATGTCCCCACTACGACTGCGGGGAAGGTCCTcattttccctttttctgtGCTCACCATCAGCCAATTGGGTAATGAAATTGCTTTgatcatcagcttcatcaGTCAgagagcagaagagaggaggaaaaagtggagaCTACGTTTTGAACGTGCAATTCATAGACAGGCAAACTCTATGAGGCCAAAAGCGGGtttgatggaagagatggcaTTGGTGTATAAGATCAATTCCCGAGAGGAATT AATGACCCAATTGTATGACTTGGTATGGAGTGCGATCTCTCTGATTGTGTTCTGGGTGTTGGGGGCGGCAGCGTTCTCACAGATCGAAGGATGGTCGTATGG CAATGCAATGTACATGGTTATGGTTTTGTCTCTTACTATAGGATTCGGCGACTATGCACCTGTACAACCTGCAGGCAAGGTTGTATTTATCGTATACGCACTTATGGCTGTGCCTATCGTCACTTCATTTGCTGTACAAACCATCACCGGTCTG CTGAGCACATTCTCGCAACACAATGTCAATCGCGAAACTTTCATCATTGAGCAGCAACGTTCCCCAGAAGCTTTTGCGCCACATGTGGATTACATTGACCGGTACCACAAGTCGTACGCCGATCTGAGGGATAAACTTCTGCAAGGAAACATTGCGTCAGAAGGGCGTGATGCTagaggagagaatgaagatgatgctaGTGAAGGTGAGGACAACGAAGCAGGAgtaggagcaggagcagaaACAGAATCAGAGGCAGAAGCAGCAAATGAAAGAGATGCGTCAAATGAATCTAAGAGGGACCTACGAGAGGAAGGTTCTACCCAGGTCGATGTCCACTCTACCGAGGAGAGTGGGATAGATGAAGTGATAGACCAATTCcgggaaatggagaaggaagacctCAACGAAGACGCTAggcgagaggaagatggttcACCAGGCCATGGCTCCAACTCCGATAATAACGGAACAGAACAATCATCCCATCCGGCCGTAGTTGAGTCGGAGTCTGGTGAtcgcttcatcatctccaaggAAGAACGACAACTTGAAGTAGACTTGCTGAAGCAGCTGTTGGCTAAGACTGTCAGttttgaggttgaggcAAGGCAAATGTTGTTGGATAGCATGCAAAAGGGTGTAGAGCGAACAATCTTGCTCGCCGACCGAAATG TGCAGATCCGAGATGTTAAAGCTATAAGAGGGGATGACTCCAGCATCGTGTCCGTCTGGGCaggggaagagcaagcaCAGCGTGACGCAACGGATAAAGATAAAACGAacaaatcttcttcaggtCCGGGAGCAGACCCTGATAAAGAACATCATTCCAAAAAAAGCCAATCAGACATGCTTACTAAGGTAACCAATTACCGCTCTCTGTTCGCCGAGATCCTAGTATTGGGTGGGATATTGCAGAAGCTTGAAGGAGCCGAGTTGAAGCAATTTGAGAGGTGGCGTGGATCGCTGTTAAAAGCGGAAAAcggcagagatggaggtggagggcgtggggaggatggagaagcgaatgatgagatggaagtaGCGAATAGGTTGGCGGAAGGTGATGCTGAGGATATAAAGGTACTGGGTAAAGAGAGATGGCCAGGGTTGATGAAGGATTTGATAAAACGACAAGTCAAAAAGATGAGGCATAAAGATGGGTGGGATAAGGAGGACATGGTGTAG